The Corallococcus soli sequence TCCAGAAGGACAAGGCGGACGCTGGCAAGGGCTGGGCGCAGGTGCGCCTGCTCGCGGACTCGCTCTTCCTGCGCCGCTTCGACGCGGAGTTCCTGGAGGAGATGAAGGGCATCGCGGACGGCGCCAACGTGGGCGGCGCGAAGTTCAAGGGCCCGGATGGCAAGGAGCGCGACCTGGACGTGCTGGACATCGTCGCGCTCAACTCGGCGGTGGACCTGGGCCAGCTGGAGGACGCCAACCGCGTGACAGCGTCCCCGCTGTCCGGCCGCACCTTCCTCAAGGGCGAGGACGAGAACGGCCGGGCGGGGGAGGGCGACCACTGCTCGTCGTTCGTCGCCACGAAGTCCGCGACGAAGGACGGCCGCGTCGTCATGGGGCAGATCTTCATGTGGAACGGCTACACCGGCGTCCACTGGGACGTGGTGCTGGACGTGCAGCCCACGAAGGGCCGCCGCTTCGTGATGCAGACCTTCCCGGGCGGCATCCACAGCGGCTCGGATTGGTTCATCAACGACGCGGGCATCGTCATCGGTGAGACGACCGTGGGCCAGACGCCCTTCAACATCGACGGCACCCCGCAGAGCAACCGCATCCGGCGGGCGGCGCAGTACGCGTCGTCCATCGACGACGTGGAGCGCATCCTCAAGGACCGCAACAACGGCCTGTACACCAACGACTGGACGCTGGCGGACACCAAGACGGACGAGGGCGCGTGCCTGCTGCTCGGCACGAACAAGGCGCGCCTGTGGCGCACCGGCAGCAAGGGCAAGCCCGCGGACACGCCCGGAAACCTCAAGGACTTCATCTGGGCCAACAACAACAACCGCGACCCGGAGGTGCGCAAGGAGTCCGTGCCCAACGCGAGCAACGCCCCGGTGGACCTGGCCTTCAACACCTGGAACCGCGACATCGCCTTCCAGGAGGCCTATGCCCGGTACGGCAAGGCCGGCTTCGACGTGGAGAGCGCCACGCGGATGCTGGCCACCAGCCCCATCAACCGCCCCCACGCGTGTGACGGCAAGGTCACCACGTCGGAGATGGCGGAGAAGCTGATGTTCCTGGCGCACTTCGGCAAGACGACGCTGCGCGAGAAGATGGTGGGCAGCCGCTGGATCCCGGACCTGCCCGGCGCCACGCCGCACCTGTCCCTGGGCTACACCGCCTTCAGCCCCGTCTACGTGGCGGACAAGCTCAAGGCCGCGAAGGCGAAGCAGAAGCCCGAGCCCAAGGTGGAGAAGCCGAAGAAGGACTTCACCCGGGTGAAGGAGGCGCTCGCCTTCGATGAGAAGAAGCTGTGGGCCAACACGGTGTTCCCCGCCACGGATGGGGAGAACTGGTTCGTCAGCGGCTCGGCCGCGTACTGGACCCAGCTCAAGGAGCTGCCGGAGGGGGACGACGCGCTCCAGAAGGCGTTTGATCATCAGCGGGACGCGCTCGCGGAGCTCAATGCCCGCTACCTCTACGTCTCCTCGCGCGAAGGAGACGTGGTGCCCACGGCCGCCCGCACCGACTACGGGCGCTATGGCCAGTACGCGGTGCCCCGCATCAAGGGCACCTACCTGCTGCACCAGCTGCGGCTGACGCTGGGCAACGCGAAGTTCGCGCAGGTGATGGCGGCGGTGCACGGCCGCTTCGCGAACAAGAAGCTGTCCACCCAGGACTTCATCAAGACGGCGTCGGCGGCCGCGGGCCGGGACGTGTCGCCGCTCGTGAACCAGTGGGTGGCGCGTGAGGGGCTACCCGCGCCGCGCCTCACCTCGCGCGCCCAGAAGGCGAAGGAGGGCTACGAGGTGGTGCTGAAGGTGGAGCAGTCCGGCAAGCCCTGGCAGTTCGCCACGCTGGTGGAGGTGCAGACGGAGAAGGGCGCCACGCTGGAGCGCGTGGAGGTGAAGGGCGCCAGCGACACCTTCACCGTGAAGGTCGCGGACAAGCCGGTGCGCGTGGTGTTCAACGTGGGCAACGACATCCCCGTGGCCCGCGAGCGCTACCAGACCCTGGCCAACACGCTGGACGACTGGGAGAAGCTGCTCTTCGTGTACGGCTCCGCCCGTCAGGTGGAGTCCATGCGCACGCTGGCGCTGAACTACCGCGAGCAACTGGCGGACGCGTCGCCGGAGAAGCTGGCCCCACTCAAGCCGGACGCGGAGGTGACGGACGCGGAGCTGGCGGAGCGCGACCTCGTGGTGTTCGGTGGGGCTGAGGACAACGGGCTGCTCGCGCGGCTCCAGGCGGAGAAGAAGCTGCCGGTGGAGCTGGGCCGGCGCTACTTCCGCTGGCAGGGCAAGACGTATGGCCGCGCGGATGACGGCCTCGCCGTGGCGCTGCCCAACCCCTGGAACCCCAAGCGCACGCTGTACCTCTTCGTCGCCAACAGCGGCCTGGAGCTGTGGCACATGACGCGCACGTTCCAG is a genomic window containing:
- a CDS encoding C45 family autoproteolytic acyltransferase/hydolase, which produces MPHLRLMWKRSRLLGSTLLACAAAPAWAAPAPVAVPNAGFEATAGAGLPKGWSVSGQGKVSTSPDAKAEGSRGLVIESPQGGAETTVQSDAVKLQVGRLYRLSAWVRTKGVQADAQARYPTALGACLSMQSFPFTNCSPPQGADASGRVQVMFFATQSTDRVQAHLGHNGKATGTAWFDDVKLEEVDDITAYVPMESVRWAGKGFRYDDGGWVYVHIEGEPYERGRQFGELVPQEIVRYMEKLGIQKDKADAGKGWAQVRLLADSLFLRRFDAEFLEEMKGIADGANVGGAKFKGPDGKERDLDVLDIVALNSAVDLGQLEDANRVTASPLSGRTFLKGEDENGRAGEGDHCSSFVATKSATKDGRVVMGQIFMWNGYTGVHWDVVLDVQPTKGRRFVMQTFPGGIHSGSDWFINDAGIVIGETTVGQTPFNIDGTPQSNRIRRAAQYASSIDDVERILKDRNNGLYTNDWTLADTKTDEGACLLLGTNKARLWRTGSKGKPADTPGNLKDFIWANNNNRDPEVRKESVPNASNAPVDLAFNTWNRDIAFQEAYARYGKAGFDVESATRMLATSPINRPHACDGKVTTSEMAEKLMFLAHFGKTTLREKMVGSRWIPDLPGATPHLSLGYTAFSPVYVADKLKAAKAKQKPEPKVEKPKKDFTRVKEALAFDEKKLWANTVFPATDGENWFVSGSAAYWTQLKELPEGDDALQKAFDHQRDALAELNARYLYVSSREGDVVPTAARTDYGRYGQYAVPRIKGTYLLHQLRLTLGNAKFAQVMAAVHGRFANKKLSTQDFIKTASAAAGRDVSPLVNQWVAREGLPAPRLTSRAQKAKEGYEVVLKVEQSGKPWQFATLVEVQTEKGATLERVEVKGASDTFTVKVADKPVRVVFNVGNDIPVARERYQTLANTLDDWEKLLFVYGSARQVESMRTLALNYREQLADASPEKLAPLKPDAEVTDAELAERDLVVFGGAEDNGLLARLQAEKKLPVELGRRYFRWQGKTYGRADDGLAVALPNPWNPKRTLYLFVANSGLELWHMTRTFQRGLQSWALFRAGEVSGKGFHATEGLTQELSVDLPAPKLGMATP